The proteins below are encoded in one region of Pseudomonas putida S13.1.2:
- a CDS encoding xanthine phosphoribosyltransferase, protein MEALQQKIREEGIVLSDQVLKVDAFLNHQIDPALMQLIGDEFARLFADAGVTKIVTIEASGIAPAVMTGLKLGVPVIFARKHQSLTLTENLLTASVYSFTKQTENTVAISPRHLNSSDRVLVIDDFLANGKASQALISIIKQAGATVAGLGIVIEKSFQGGRAELDSQGYRVESLARVKSLEGGVVSFIE, encoded by the coding sequence GTGGAAGCACTGCAGCAGAAGATTCGCGAAGAAGGCATCGTGCTTTCCGATCAAGTTCTCAAAGTCGACGCGTTTCTCAACCACCAGATCGACCCGGCGCTGATGCAGCTGATCGGTGACGAGTTCGCCCGCCTGTTCGCCGATGCCGGCGTGACCAAGATTGTCACCATCGAAGCCTCGGGCATTGCCCCGGCCGTGATGACTGGCCTGAAACTGGGCGTACCGGTGATCTTTGCGCGCAAGCACCAGTCGCTGACCCTGACCGAGAACCTGCTGACTGCCTCGGTGTACTCCTTCACCAAGCAGACCGAGAACACCGTGGCCATTTCGCCACGCCACCTCAACAGCAGCGACCGCGTGCTGGTAATCGACGACTTCCTGGCCAACGGCAAGGCGTCGCAAGCGCTGATCTCGATCATCAAGCAAGCCGGTGCCACCGTGGCCGGCCTGGGTATCGTGATCGAGAAGTCGTTCCAGGGCGGCCGTGCCGAGCTGGACAGCCAGGGCTACCGCGTTGAATCGCTGGCCCGGGTGAAGTCGCTGGAAGGCGGTGTGGTCAGCTTCATCGAGTGA
- the rep gene encoding DNA helicase Rep, with amino-acid sequence MSRLNPRQQEARDYVGGPLLVLAGAGSGKTSVITRKIAHLIQNCGIRAQYIVAMTFTNKAAREMKERVATLLRPGEGRGLTVCTFHNLGLNIIRKEHDKLGYKPGFSIFDESDIKALLSDIMQKEYSGDDGIDEIKNMIGAWKNDLILPPEALEKARNPREQTAAIVYTHYQRTLKAFNAVDFDDLILQPVKLFQEHPEVLERWQNRVRYLLVDEYQDTNASQYLLVKMLIGMRNQFTVVGDDDQSIYAWRGARPENLMLLKEDYPSLKIVMLEQNYRSTSRILRCANVLIANNPHAFEKQLWSEMGVGDEIRVIRCKNEEAEAERVAMEILTLHLRTNRPYSDFAILYRGNYQAKLIELKLQHHQVPYRLSGGNSFFGRQEVKDLMAYLRLLVNPDDDNAYLRVINVPRREIGSTTLEKLGNYSTERGISMYAASEELGLGEHLDARYTERLQRFKHWLDGVRHKVALEDPIAALHEMIRDIDYENWIRQQTASDKAAEFRISNVWFLVEALKNTLEKDEEGDMTIEDAIGKLVLRDMLERQQEEEENAEGVQMMTLHASKGLEFPYVFIMGMEEEILPHRSSIEADTIEEERRLAYVGITRARQTLAFTFAAKRKQYGEIIDCTPSRFLDELPPDDLAWEGLDDAPVEVKAARGNNALADIRAMLKR; translated from the coding sequence ATGTCCCGACTCAATCCCCGGCAGCAAGAAGCCCGTGACTACGTCGGCGGCCCTCTTTTGGTGCTCGCCGGTGCAGGTTCGGGCAAGACCAGCGTGATCACGCGCAAGATTGCCCACCTCATCCAGAACTGCGGCATCCGTGCCCAGTACATCGTGGCGATGACCTTCACCAACAAGGCCGCCCGCGAGATGAAGGAGCGGGTCGCCACCCTGCTGCGCCCGGGGGAAGGCCGTGGCCTGACGGTGTGTACCTTCCACAACCTGGGCCTGAACATCATCCGCAAGGAGCACGACAAGCTGGGCTACAAGCCAGGCTTCTCGATCTTCGACGAGTCCGACATCAAGGCGTTGCTGTCGGACATCATGCAGAAGGAATACTCCGGCGACGACGGCATCGACGAGATCAAGAACATGATCGGTGCCTGGAAGAACGACCTGATCCTGCCGCCAGAGGCCCTGGAAAAGGCGCGCAACCCGCGCGAGCAGACCGCCGCCATTGTCTACACCCACTACCAGCGCACGCTCAAGGCGTTCAACGCGGTGGACTTCGACGACCTGATCCTGCAGCCGGTCAAGCTGTTCCAGGAGCACCCCGAGGTGCTCGAACGCTGGCAGAACCGCGTGCGCTACCTGCTGGTGGACGAATACCAGGACACCAACGCCAGCCAATACCTGCTGGTGAAAATGCTGATCGGCATGCGCAACCAGTTCACCGTGGTGGGCGACGACGATCAGTCGATCTACGCCTGGCGCGGTGCGCGCCCCGAAAACCTGATGCTGCTCAAGGAGGACTATCCCTCCCTGAAGATCGTCATGCTCGAGCAGAACTACCGCTCCACCAGCCGCATCCTGCGCTGTGCCAACGTGTTGATCGCCAACAACCCGCACGCGTTCGAGAAACAGCTGTGGAGCGAGATGGGCGTGGGCGACGAGATCCGCGTCATCCGCTGCAAGAACGAGGAAGCCGAGGCCGAACGCGTGGCCATGGAAATCCTCACCTTGCACCTGCGCACCAACCGCCCGTACAGCGATTTTGCCATCCTCTACCGCGGTAACTACCAGGCCAAGCTGATCGAACTGAAGCTGCAGCACCACCAGGTGCCGTATCGCCTGTCGGGCGGCAACAGCTTCTTCGGCCGCCAGGAGGTCAAGGACCTGATGGCCTACCTGCGCCTGCTGGTGAACCCGGACGATGACAACGCCTACCTGCGGGTGATCAACGTACCGCGCCGCGAAATCGGCTCCACCACCCTGGAAAAGCTCGGCAACTATTCCACCGAGCGCGGCATTTCGATGTACGCCGCCAGCGAGGAGCTGGGCCTGGGTGAGCACCTGGACGCCCGCTACACCGAGCGCTTGCAGCGCTTCAAGCACTGGCTGGACGGGGTACGCCACAAGGTTGCCCTGGAAGACCCGATCGCCGCGCTGCACGAGATGATCCGCGACATCGACTACGAGAACTGGATCCGTCAGCAGACCGCCAGCGACAAGGCGGCGGAGTTCCGGATCAGCAACGTCTGGTTCCTTGTCGAAGCGCTGAAAAACACCCTCGAGAAGGACGAAGAGGGTGATATGACCATCGAGGACGCCATCGGCAAGCTGGTGCTGCGCGACATGCTCGAGCGCCAGCAGGAAGAGGAAGAAAACGCCGAAGGTGTGCAGATGATGACCCTGCACGCCTCCAAGGGCCTGGAGTTCCCCTACGTGTTCATCATGGGCATGGAAGAGGAAATCCTCCCGCACCGCTCCAGCATCGAGGCCGACACCATCGAAGAGGAACGCCGCCTGGCCTACGTGGGCATCACCCGCGCGCGCCAGACCCTGGCCTTCACCTTCGCTGCCAAGCGCAAGCAGTACGGTGAAATCATCGACTGCACGCCCAGCCGGTTCCTGGATGAACTGCCGCCAGACGACCTGGCCTGGGAAGGCCTGGACGATGCGCCCGTAGAAGTCAAAGCCGCGCGGGGCAACAACGCGCTGGCCGATATTCGGGCAATGCTCAAACGCTGA